The sequence below is a genomic window from Natrinema salifodinae.
GGGGGTCGCTGAAAATCTTCCGGGGGCTCGACACCGCCTTCTCGGAGATCTACGCCTCGACGGACGACAATTCCCTGGTCGATCAGGTGCGCGACGGGGCCGTCGTCTTCGGGACGATCGGCGTCGCGCTGGTCGCCGCGGCGCTGACCACGATCGCGTTCGCGTTCCTCCACATTCCCTTCGTCGGACTGCTGAACCCGCTCTTGCTCGTGGTCGGGCTGACCGTCGCCTTCCTGCCGATGTACTACTTCTTCCCCGACGTCGACGTCTCCGTTCGGGAGGTGCTGCCGGGTGTCCTCGTCGCCGCCGTCGGTTGGACGCTCCTCCAGTCGCTGTTCCAGATCTATGTCGCCATTTCGAGCAGTTCCGAGTCCGCGGGCCCGATCGGGGCGATCCTCCTGTTGCTGACCTGGCTGTACTTCGGCGGCCTCATTCTGCTCGCGGGCGCCGTCGTCAACGCCACTCGCTCGGGGCACATCGATATCGAGCCCGAGGCGACGGGCGAGCGAGACGAAGCCGACGCCCTGGACGGCATCCCGGCGGACGCGGAGCGCGAGCCGTTCGTCGACTCGGCCGCGCGCGACCGCGAGCGCTTCGAACGGCAACTTGAGACGCTCCGTCGGGAGCGCGATCAGCTGCAACACGACCGCGACGCCCAGCGGACCCGCCGATACCGGCTCGAGGACCGCGTCAGCGAGCTCGACGCCCGAGTCGACCGCCTCGAAGCGGAGAACCGGGATCTCACGGCGGAGAACGAACGACTCCGGCGCGAACTCGAGGCGAGCCGGGCGTCTTCGTGGCGACGGCGGCTGCGCGGAGTCCTGACGCGAGTGCGGACGCTGAACGTGGGTGTCGTCGAACGGCGGAACGAGTAGCCCGGAATCCGGCCGCCGATCGGCCGGCGTTCGCTTCCCCTCGTCCGTTCCGAGGCGGGACAGCTTAGTGACTCCCCGTTCCACCCCGAATCGTGTCCCATCCCCATCCAGTCCGCGACGCCAGGCGTCGCATCCAGGCCGAGCACGCGTCGGTCATCGAGGGGATCGACGCCTGCGCCGACGCGGTCGCCGAGCCCTGGGATACCTCGCGAACGACCGACCGCGAGGCGGTCACCGACGGACTGCATCGTACCTTCGAGGAAACCGGGCTTCTCGAGACCCTCCCGGCCGTGCTCGCCGATGCGGTCGCGGCGACGGACTACGAACTGCGGGCCAGGCCGGTTCCGGCGCCGCCGTCCGTCGTCGTAACGAGCCGCGGCCCCGTGCTCCGGGCGACGATCGATCCCGGCCGACTCGTGATTCGGTTCGACGTCTTCGACGTCGTTCGCGATTCTGATCCCGATCGGCGACCCGCGTACCGCCGGTCTAATGGCGTCCGCCTCACCGTATCGCTCGAATAACGATCGAAATGCGATACCAACGACGTGCTATCGTCTTCACTACCCTACGGGAATTCGTGTCCCGCCGTCCGGGTCCGGACCGATAATAACTCAGTTCGGTATATCGCCAGTTCTTGTTAACAGTCCCTGATTCCGAATCTGTTAGTTAATAATACACCGTTTTGGGATAATAACCCTTATACCCGGGAGGGACTAGCCCCGGATATGAACTTGACACGACGCGCGCTGGTGAAAGGTGGCGCCGGCGCAGTCGCCGCCGGTACTCTCGCCGGCTGTCTCGACGACGTCGGGACCGCCAACGCGGAGCTCGACGCCGGCTACGCTGCGTTCTTCACCCTCCGGGACTGGACCCAACAGGTGAGCGGGGACGCGATCGATTTCGAGGATCCAGTCGGAACCGGCGAGGCCGGTCACGGCTGGCAGCCGAGCGGGGACCTCACGCGAGACATCGCCGACGCGGGCGCCTTCGTCTACCTCGATACGCCCGAGTTCTCGTGGGCTCAGGACGTCGCGGCGACGCTCGAAGCCGACTACGATACCGTGGCTGTGATCGACGGTCTCGCGGATCTGGATGCTGATGACCTCCTCGACTGGGAGCACGAGGTCGACGCCGGTGACCACGATCACGACCACGACGCGGAGAACGAGTCGCACGAGGAACACGATCACGACGATCACGATCACGGCGACGAGGATGGACACGACGACCACGACCACGATCCGTCGTCGATCGATCCGCACGTCTGGCTCGATCCCGTTCTCGCACAGGATATTGTCGATACCATCGCGACCGGCCTGGCCGACGCCGACCCGGACAACGCCGAGACCTACGAGGACAACGCCGACGCGTACATCGAGGAACTCGACGCGCTCGATCAGACGTTCGAGGAGCTGATCGACGCGGCCGACCGACGGGTCGCCGTCTTCGCCGGCCACGACTCGTTTACTTACCTGCAGGAGCGATACGGGTTCGAAATTCACACCCCGACTGGCGTCTCTCCGCAGGAGCAACCGAGCCAGAGCGCCATCTCCGAGACGATCGATCTCATCGACGAGGAAGGGATCGACACGATCCTCTATGGCCCCTTCGAGGCACCCGACGGGGCGTATCCGCAACTCGTCGAAACGATTCTCGACGACAGCCAGGCCACCGACGCGAAGGCGCTGACGCACCTGTCGGGCACCCTCGCCGAGTGGGAGGACGAGGAGTGGGGCTACCGCAAACAAATGGAAGAAATAAACCTCCCCGCGCTTAGAGAGGCAGTAGGCGCACAGTGACCGTCGTCAATCTCCAGAACGTGACGTTCGCCTACGGCGAGCAGCCGGCGGTAGCGGACGTCTCGCTGACGGTCGAGGCGGGCGACTTCCTCGGACTGATCGGCCCCAACGGCTCCGGGAAGACGACACTCCTGCACCTCATGCTCGGCCTGCGCAACCCCGACAGCGGCACGATCGAGCTGTTCGGCGAGCCCGTCGACTCGTTCGACGACGGCGAGCGGATCGGCTACGTCTCCCAGCAGGCGACCAGCCGCGGCGGCTCGATGCCGGTCACAGTCCGCGAAGCCGTCACCATGGGTCGATTCGCCCACGCGGGCCACGGCCGACTGACCGACGAGGACCGCGAGATCGTCGCCGACGCGATCGAGACGGTCGGCATCGCCGACCTCGCGGATCGGCAGGTCAACCAGCTCTCGGGCGGCCAGCGACAGCGGGCCTACATCGCGCGGGCGCTGGCCTCCGAAGCGGACCTGCTGGCGCTCGACGAGCCCACCGTCGGGGTCGACGCCGAGTCCCGCGACGCGTTCTACCAGCTGCTCGAGTCGCTCAACGACGACGGGATCACGATCATCCTGATCGAGCACGACATCGGCGTCGTCACGGATCGGGCTAACCGAATCGCCTGTATCAACACGGAACTGTACCACCACGGCGACACCGAATCGTTCGTCGAGAGCGACGCCCTGACCGAGGCCTACGGCGCGACGGGCCAGGTCGTTCACCACCACCACTGATCCATGAGTCAGAGCACTTCGATTCGTCGGCAGACGGAACGGCTCGGACTCGGCCTGACCGCGATCCTTGCGGTTGCGATGATCGGTCTCTTGATCATCGACGCCTTGCGATCGTACCCCCTCGTCGGCGGCATCTACGACCAGGCCAGGATCGCGAGCTGGTGGCTGGACCACTACCTCGGGACGAACGTCTTCTATCACCCGTTCATGTGGCGGTCGATCGCGACCGGCGTGCTGATCGGCGTCGTCGCGCCGCTGGTCGGCACCTATCTGGTCCACCGCGAGATGGCGCTGATCGGCGAGACGCTGGCTCACACGGCCTTCGCCGGGGTCGCGATCGGCCTGCTCGTGAGCGCGACGACCGGCTGGAGCGGCTCGCTGATGCTCGTCGCGCTGGTCGTCGGCATCCTCGGCGCGCTCGGCGTCCAGTGGCTGGCCGAGCGGACCGACACCTACGGCGACGTGCCAATCGCGATCATGCTGACCGGCAGCTTCGCCGTCGGGACGCTCATCATCAGCTACGGCCGCGGCATGACCGGGATCAGCGTCGAGGACTACCTCTTCGGGAGCATCTCCGTCGTCACGCCGTCGGGGGCGCGACTGATGGCGGTCCTCAGCGTCGTCGTCGTCGCCGTCGTCGTCGCGACCTACAAACAGTTGCTCTTTATCACCTTCGACGAGCAGGCCGCCCGGGTCGCGCGGCTCAACGTGACCTGGTACAACACCCTGCTGATCGTGATGACGGCCGTGGTCGTCGTCGGCGCGATGCAGATCCTCGGCGTGATCCTCGTCGCCGCAATGCTGGTCGTCCCCGTCGCGGCCGCGACCCAGATCGCCCGCAGTTTCCGCGAGACGCTCGTCTGTTCGATCCTCTTCGGCCAGGTGGCGATCCTCGGGGGCTTCGCGCTCTCGATCTCCCAGGGGCTTCCGACGGGCGGCTCAATCGTCGTCGTCGCCATCGCCTGTTACCTGCTCGCGATTCTGGTGTCGGGCCGCTCGAC
It includes:
- a CDS encoding metal ABC transporter ATP-binding protein — its product is MTVVNLQNVTFAYGEQPAVADVSLTVEAGDFLGLIGPNGSGKTTLLHLMLGLRNPDSGTIELFGEPVDSFDDGERIGYVSQQATSRGGSMPVTVREAVTMGRFAHAGHGRLTDEDREIVADAIETVGIADLADRQVNQLSGGQRQRAYIARALASEADLLALDEPTVGVDAESRDAFYQLLESLNDDGITIILIEHDIGVVTDRANRIACINTELYHHGDTESFVESDALTEAYGATGQVVHHHH
- a CDS encoding metal ABC transporter permease; this translates as MSQSTSIRRQTERLGLGLTAILAVAMIGLLIIDALRSYPLVGGIYDQARIASWWLDHYLGTNVFYHPFMWRSIATGVLIGVVAPLVGTYLVHREMALIGETLAHTAFAGVAIGLLVSATTGWSGSLMLVALVVGILGALGVQWLAERTDTYGDVPIAIMLTGSFAVGTLIISYGRGMTGISVEDYLFGSISVVTPSGARLMAVLSVVVVAVVVATYKQLLFITFDEQAARVARLNVTWYNTLLIVMTAVVVVGAMQILGVILVAAMLVVPVAAATQIARSFRETLVCSILFGQVAILGGFALSISQGLPTGGSIVVVAIACYLLAILVSGRSTAAISTH
- a CDS encoding metal ABC transporter substrate-binding protein; translated protein: MNLTRRALVKGGAGAVAAGTLAGCLDDVGTANAELDAGYAAFFTLRDWTQQVSGDAIDFEDPVGTGEAGHGWQPSGDLTRDIADAGAFVYLDTPEFSWAQDVAATLEADYDTVAVIDGLADLDADDLLDWEHEVDAGDHDHDHDAENESHEEHDHDDHDHGDEDGHDDHDHDPSSIDPHVWLDPVLAQDIVDTIATGLADADPDNAETYEDNADAYIEELDALDQTFEELIDAADRRVAVFAGHDSFTYLQERYGFEIHTPTGVSPQEQPSQSAISETIDLIDEEGIDTILYGPFEAPDGAYPQLVETILDDSQATDAKALTHLSGTLAEWEDEEWGYRKQMEEINLPALREAVGAQ
- a CDS encoding YhjD/YihY/BrkB family envelope integrity protein — its product is MGLNVRGAIPFARSVVAGIQEKNVTFMAASIAYQAFISLIPLLVLVFFLVSFVGDEGLATQVSSTTEGFLPESGQIILEEGIEGETGSVGTSLIGLVALVWGSLKIFRGLDTAFSEIYASTDDNSLVDQVRDGAVVFGTIGVALVAAALTTIAFAFLHIPFVGLLNPLLLVVGLTVAFLPMYYFFPDVDVSVREVLPGVLVAAVGWTLLQSLFQIYVAISSSSESAGPIGAILLLLTWLYFGGLILLAGAVVNATRSGHIDIEPEATGERDEADALDGIPADAEREPFVDSAARDRERFERQLETLRRERDQLQHDRDAQRTRRYRLEDRVSELDARVDRLEAENRDLTAENERLRRELEASRASSWRRRLRGVLTRVRTLNVGVVERRNE